A window of Cellulomonas fimi contains these coding sequences:
- a CDS encoding penicillin acylase family protein, which translates to MTVDVFRDAWGVPHVRADDELGLAYGQGLVTAVDRAWQIEVDLWRAQGRLAERIGPAGVDWDVLARRLRLADTARRVHDALPDDDRAWLAAYVRGIDDGLRGRPVAEVAALDARLGGSTPRDPWPAWGPIGVLLVAHALFSTFPRLLWNDHVARALGDDAVALFDAAGGAGDPGSGGSNAWALHGSRTASGLPLVAGDPHRLLELPGVYQQVRLACPGVDVVGLAFPGVPGVPHVAHTGDVAWGVTNAMAHHVEVFRERLRRTAGGWEARGPDGWEPATVHEETVRVRAGADVPVLVGETARGPVLWRSAADGRPRRTGTTGPATAPADVRTGTEVAAWSVRLPARATADAGVTCLRRLLHVRTAGEVADVLRDWVDPVNRVLVADRHGTVLRVVAGRVPDRRAGLRRRPHDAWSDAARSPRWVSPVPPEPVTDVAVDANERPARPEHDLGALYAPPQRARRIRTLLDATPDALATAGSTARVHGDVRHDGAARLLAHLPAPDGPTAPPPASGVPLSAGARDVRDRLLAWDREMAAESRAAADFARWRSALVRRVAAHPALAALHDDPGAGPVLAPWFVVTARVADALPALLDADRADPDRLGLDGPALVRAALEDAAADDDGSTWSDLHRLHPLHVLDEVPGCASPFPVDAGVGGDVDCVRSTSSTPGVTHRSWRGSVARYVWDLADRERSRWNVPFGASGVPGDPHSLDQLDAWTDARTTEVVTDWDRLHREDLP; encoded by the coding sequence ATGACGGTCGACGTGTTCCGCGACGCGTGGGGCGTGCCACACGTGCGCGCCGACGACGAGCTCGGCCTCGCGTACGGCCAGGGCCTGGTGACGGCGGTCGACCGCGCGTGGCAGATCGAGGTCGACCTGTGGCGCGCGCAGGGGCGGCTCGCGGAGCGGATCGGCCCGGCGGGCGTCGACTGGGACGTGCTCGCGCGGCGGCTGCGCCTCGCCGACACCGCCCGGCGCGTGCACGACGCGCTGCCCGACGACGACCGCGCCTGGCTCGCCGCGTACGTGCGCGGGATCGACGACGGCCTGCGCGGGCGACCCGTCGCGGAGGTCGCCGCGCTCGACGCGCGCCTCGGCGGCAGCACCCCGCGCGACCCGTGGCCGGCGTGGGGCCCGATCGGCGTGCTGCTCGTCGCGCACGCGCTGTTCTCGACGTTCCCGCGCCTGCTCTGGAACGACCACGTCGCGCGCGCCCTCGGCGACGACGCGGTCGCGCTGTTCGACGCGGCGGGCGGTGCCGGCGACCCCGGGTCGGGCGGCAGCAACGCGTGGGCGCTGCACGGCTCGCGCACCGCGAGCGGCCTGCCGCTCGTCGCGGGCGACCCGCACCGGCTCCTGGAGCTGCCGGGTGTCTACCAGCAGGTCCGGCTCGCGTGCCCCGGCGTCGACGTCGTCGGCCTCGCCTTCCCCGGGGTACCGGGCGTGCCGCACGTCGCGCACACCGGGGACGTCGCCTGGGGCGTGACCAACGCGATGGCGCACCACGTCGAGGTGTTCCGCGAACGGCTCCGACGCACGGCCGGCGGCTGGGAGGCGCGGGGCCCCGACGGGTGGGAGCCCGCGACGGTGCACGAGGAGACGGTCCGCGTCCGCGCCGGCGCCGACGTCCCGGTCCTCGTGGGCGAGACCGCCCGCGGCCCCGTGCTCTGGCGCTCGGCCGCGGACGGACGGCCCCGACGCACCGGCACGACCGGACCGGCCACCGCGCCGGCCGACGTGCGCACCGGGACCGAGGTCGCGGCCTGGTCCGTCCGTCTCCCCGCGCGCGCGACCGCCGACGCCGGGGTCACCTGCCTGCGCCGGCTGCTGCACGTGCGCACCGCGGGCGAGGTCGCCGACGTGCTGCGGGACTGGGTCGACCCGGTCAACCGCGTGCTCGTCGCCGACCGGCACGGCACCGTGCTGCGCGTCGTCGCGGGCCGGGTGCCCGACCGGCGCGCCGGGCTCCGCCGTCGCCCGCACGACGCGTGGTCGGACGCGGCCCGGTCGCCGCGGTGGGTGTCGCCCGTGCCGCCCGAGCCGGTCACGGACGTCGCGGTCGACGCGAACGAGCGGCCCGCGCGACCCGAGCACGACCTCGGCGCCCTGTACGCGCCGCCGCAGCGCGCCCGCCGGATCCGGACGCTGCTCGACGCCACGCCGGACGCGCTCGCGACCGCCGGGAGCACCGCGCGCGTGCACGGCGACGTCCGCCACGACGGCGCCGCGCGCCTGCTCGCGCACCTCCCCGCCCCGGACGGTCCGACGGCGCCCCCTCCGGCGTCCGGTGTGCCTCTGTCGGCCGGCGCGCGCGACGTGCGGGACCGTCTCCTGGCGTGGGACCGCGAGATGGCCGCCGAGAGCCGCGCCGCGGCGGACTTCGCCCGCTGGCGTTCGGCGCTCGTCCGCCGCGTCGCCGCCCACCCCGCGCTCGCCGCGCTGCACGACGACCCCGGCGCCGGCCCGGTGCTCGCCCCGTGGTTCGTCGTCACCGCCCGCGTCGCCGACGCGCTCCCCGCGCTGCTCGACGCGGACCGCGCGGACCCGGACCGCCTCGGCCTCGACGGGCCCGCGCTCGTCCGTGCGGCGCTGGAGGACGCGGCCGCCGACGACGACGGGTCGACGTGGTCGGACCTGCACCGCCTGCACCCGCTGCACGTGCTCGACGAGGTCCCGGGCTGCGCGTCGCCGTTCCCGGTGGACGCCGGGGTGGGCGGCGACGTGGACTGCGTGCGCTCCACGTCGTCCACCCCGGGAGTCACCCACCGCTCATGGCGGGGGTCGGTCGCGCGCTACGTGTGGGACCTGGCCGACCGCGAGCGCAGCCGGTGGAACGTGCCGTTCGGCGCGAGCGGTGTGCCCGGCGACCCGCATTCCCTCGACCAGCTCGACGCCTGGACGGACGCGCGCACGACCGAGGTCGTCACCGACTGGGACCGTCTGCACCGGGAGGACCTGCCATGA
- the rsmA gene encoding 16S rRNA (adenine(1518)-N(6)/adenine(1519)-N(6))-dimethyltransferase RsmA: MSTSLLGPAEIRALAERAGVRPTKTLGQNFVLDAGTVRKIVRQADVGPGERVVEVGPGLGSLTLGLLEAGADVVAVEIDPVLARLLPDTVAAHVPGLTVEQADDADGAPVVVLRDADGRDRLTVVLRDALEVRALPGEPPVALVANLPYNVSVPVLLTFLERFGSLERALVMVQAEVADRLAAPPGSRTYGVPSAKAAWYTHARRTATVGRSVFWPVPNVDSALVRLDRRDPPTTTATREDVFAVVDAAFAQRRKMLRPALAGLAGSADAAQTALVAAGVDPQARGERLDIEAFARIAEQLAAPAGAGAGGPGTVEP; the protein is encoded by the coding sequence ATGTCGACCTCGCTGCTCGGGCCTGCGGAGATCCGGGCGCTCGCCGAGCGGGCCGGGGTGCGGCCCACCAAGACCCTCGGGCAGAACTTCGTCCTCGACGCCGGCACCGTCCGCAAGATCGTCCGGCAGGCCGACGTCGGGCCGGGCGAGCGGGTCGTCGAGGTGGGGCCCGGCCTGGGGTCGCTGACGCTCGGGCTGCTCGAGGCCGGCGCGGACGTCGTCGCCGTCGAGATCGACCCGGTCCTCGCGCGGCTGCTGCCCGACACGGTCGCGGCCCACGTGCCGGGTCTCACGGTCGAGCAGGCGGACGACGCCGACGGTGCGCCCGTCGTCGTGCTGCGGGACGCCGACGGCCGTGACCGCCTGACCGTCGTGCTGCGCGACGCGCTCGAGGTCCGCGCGCTGCCCGGCGAGCCGCCCGTCGCGCTGGTCGCGAACCTGCCGTACAACGTGTCGGTCCCCGTGCTGCTGACGTTCCTCGAGCGGTTCGGCTCGCTCGAGCGCGCGCTCGTCATGGTGCAGGCCGAGGTCGCCGACCGGCTCGCGGCCCCGCCCGGCAGCCGCACCTACGGCGTGCCGTCGGCCAAGGCCGCCTGGTACACGCACGCGCGCCGGACCGCGACCGTCGGCCGCAGCGTGTTCTGGCCGGTCCCGAACGTCGACTCGGCGCTCGTCCGGCTCGACCGCCGGGACCCGCCCACGACGACCGCGACGCGCGAGGACGTCTTCGCCGTGGTCGACGCGGCGTTCGCGCAGCGACGCAAGATGCTGCGCCCCGCGCTCGCGGGCCTCGCCGGGTCGGCCGACGCGGCGCAGACCGCGCTCGTCGCCGCGGGCGTCGACCCGCAGGCCCGCGGCGAGCGGCTCGACATCGAGGCGTTCGCGCGCATCGCCGAGCAGCTCGCGGCCCCCGCGGGCGCGGGCGCTGGCGGACCTGGCACAGTGGAGCCGTGA
- a CDS encoding resuscitation-promoting factor, which yields MPGHDDGWSPVTFTTRFRSSFARSSAESPQTPGDETPTATDGQGAATKGLRSGRRLVPLVAAATVLLVGGATAGYAHANKAVTLDVDGEVVRVTTFAGSVDGLLAEQGVQLGERDVVTPSGALAEGAEVVVRHAHQVTVALDGTETPVWTTAITADEALDTLASRADDVALVASRSAAGGRPELALDLTLHGSADVLVDGRTLQTPDGDARVAQVLGELGITLDPLDRVSVRQTPEGRVQVVVNRVAVQEVASTHAVPFASSTQEDASLYTGQRKVAVAGVPGVRTLVERVTTVDGVETARETVSDQVTQAPVDELVKTGTKARPAATPRPATSSGSTTAGPITAGGSADSLNWAALARCESGGNPSAVSSTGKYHGLYQFSVATWQAVGGAGLPSQASPDEQTARAKMLYNRSGAGQWPHCGKYLFS from the coding sequence GTGCCCGGGCACGACGACGGCTGGAGCCCCGTGACCTTCACGACCCGATTCCGCAGTTCCTTCGCGCGCAGCAGCGCCGAGTCCCCGCAGACCCCGGGGGACGAGACCCCGACCGCCACCGACGGTCAGGGCGCCGCGACGAAGGGCCTCCGGTCCGGTCGTCGACTGGTCCCGCTCGTCGCCGCCGCCACCGTCCTCCTCGTCGGGGGCGCGACGGCCGGCTACGCCCACGCGAACAAGGCCGTGACGCTCGACGTCGACGGCGAGGTCGTGCGTGTCACCACCTTCGCCGGCTCCGTCGACGGGCTGCTCGCCGAGCAGGGCGTCCAGCTCGGGGAGCGCGACGTCGTCACCCCGAGCGGCGCGCTCGCCGAGGGTGCCGAGGTCGTCGTGCGGCACGCGCACCAGGTGACCGTCGCCCTCGACGGCACCGAGACGCCGGTCTGGACGACCGCGATCACCGCCGACGAGGCGCTCGACACGCTCGCGTCCCGCGCGGACGACGTGGCGCTCGTCGCGTCGCGCTCCGCCGCCGGCGGCCGCCCCGAGCTCGCGCTGGACCTCACGCTGCACGGCTCCGCCGACGTCCTCGTCGACGGCCGGACGCTGCAGACGCCCGACGGCGACGCCCGCGTCGCGCAGGTGCTCGGCGAGCTCGGCATCACGCTCGACCCGCTCGACCGCGTGTCCGTCCGCCAGACGCCCGAGGGGCGCGTCCAGGTGGTCGTGAACCGCGTGGCCGTGCAGGAGGTCGCCTCGACGCACGCCGTGCCCTTCGCGTCGAGCACGCAGGAGGACGCGAGCCTCTACACCGGTCAGCGCAAGGTCGCCGTCGCCGGCGTCCCCGGCGTGCGCACGCTCGTCGAGCGCGTCACGACCGTCGACGGCGTCGAGACGGCCCGCGAGACCGTGTCGGACCAGGTCACGCAGGCCCCGGTCGACGAGCTCGTCAAGACGGGCACCAAGGCCCGCCCGGCCGCGACGCCCCGACCGGCGACGTCGTCGGGCTCGACCACGGCCGGCCCCATCACGGCGGGCGGCAGCGCCGACTCGCTCAACTGGGCCGCCCTCGCGAGGTGCGAGTCCGGCGGCAACCCGTCGGCCGTGTCGTCGACGGGCAAGTACCACGGTCTCTACCAGTTCTCGGTGGCGACGTGGCAGGCGGTCGGCGGTGCCGGTCTCCCGTCGCAGGCGAGCCCGGACGAGCAGACCGCGCGCGCGAAGATGCTCTACAACCGCTCGGGTGCCGGCCAGTGGCCGCACTGCGGCAAGTACCTCTTCTCCTGA
- a CDS encoding IucA/IucC family protein — translation MTATTERAGTGLAPVAHAAHLRPETMAVAQRHLVAKALSELAHERLLAPVRDGDPTDLVGDDERGAHDYRVALDHGRVVYRFRARRMSLEHWALDEASLTRDVDGAPAPLDAMALVLELQPLLRIPDQLLAVYLEEIASTLASGAFKAHHGGPSAAALVGAPLWEVEAAMTEGHPSFVANNGRIGFGVSDHAAYAPEAGRPVRLVWLAARRDVSHLALGAGLDEDAFYLAELGGATIARFHAQLRDLGLDPADYRWLPVHPWQWEHRLAVTFAPDVARRDLVLLGAGDDDHLPQQSIRTLLNVSDPSRHYVKVALAIQNMGFLRGLSPAYMAATPGINDWVADLVAGDPVLAAHGFRVLRERVSIGYTGDAYHRTPQPNAHRKMVAALWRESPVPLVPAGHALATMASLLHRDADGASYVGALVAASGLDAATWLRRYLDVYLTPLVHCLLAHDLAFMPHGENVILDLDGHVPVGAFLKDIGEEVVVLTDRPLPAEVERVRHPVDADEAALAVFTDVFDGFLRHLAAILDTDGLLDERAFWAAVGDRVDAHAAQHPDLHRRVDLRARRFAHSCLNRLQLRNTAQMVDLADPSGSLIYAGTLANPVARGRDA, via the coding sequence ATGACCGCCACGACCGAGCGTGCCGGCACCGGCCTGGCGCCCGTCGCGCACGCCGCCCACCTGCGCCCCGAGACGATGGCGGTCGCGCAGCGGCACCTCGTCGCGAAGGCGCTGTCCGAGCTCGCGCACGAGCGGCTGCTCGCACCCGTCCGCGACGGCGACCCGACCGACCTCGTCGGGGACGACGAGCGCGGCGCGCACGACTACCGCGTCGCGCTCGACCACGGCCGCGTCGTCTACCGGTTCCGCGCACGGCGGATGTCGCTCGAGCACTGGGCGCTCGACGAGGCGAGCCTCACGCGCGACGTCGACGGCGCCCCCGCACCGCTCGACGCGATGGCGCTGGTCCTCGAGCTGCAGCCGCTGCTGCGCATCCCCGACCAGCTGCTCGCGGTCTACCTGGAGGAGATCGCGTCGACCCTCGCGAGCGGCGCGTTCAAGGCGCACCACGGCGGCCCGTCGGCGGCCGCCCTCGTCGGTGCGCCGCTGTGGGAGGTCGAGGCGGCGATGACCGAGGGGCACCCGTCGTTCGTCGCGAACAACGGACGGATCGGCTTCGGCGTGAGCGACCACGCCGCCTACGCGCCCGAGGCGGGCCGGCCCGTGCGGCTCGTCTGGCTCGCGGCCCGTCGCGACGTCAGCCACCTCGCGCTCGGTGCCGGGCTCGACGAGGACGCCTTCTACCTCGCGGAGCTCGGCGGCGCGACGATCGCGCGCTTCCACGCGCAGCTCCGCGACCTCGGCCTCGACCCCGCCGACTACCGCTGGCTGCCCGTGCACCCCTGGCAGTGGGAGCACCGGCTCGCCGTGACGTTCGCGCCCGACGTCGCACGCCGCGACCTCGTGCTGCTCGGCGCGGGCGACGACGACCACCTCCCCCAGCAGTCGATCCGCACCCTGCTCAACGTCTCCGACCCGTCGCGGCACTACGTCAAGGTCGCGCTCGCGATCCAGAACATGGGCTTCCTGCGCGGCCTGTCCCCCGCCTACATGGCCGCGACCCCGGGGATCAACGACTGGGTCGCGGACCTCGTCGCGGGCGACCCGGTGCTCGCGGCGCACGGGTTCCGCGTGCTGCGCGAGCGCGTCTCGATCGGGTACACCGGCGACGCGTACCACCGCACGCCGCAGCCGAACGCGCACCGCAAGATGGTCGCCGCGCTGTGGCGCGAGAGCCCCGTCCCGCTCGTCCCCGCCGGGCACGCGCTCGCCACGATGGCGTCGCTGCTGCACCGCGACGCCGACGGCGCGTCGTACGTCGGTGCGCTCGTCGCCGCGTCCGGCCTCGACGCCGCGACGTGGCTGCGGCGCTACCTCGACGTCTACCTCACGCCGCTCGTGCACTGCCTGCTCGCGCACGACCTCGCGTTCATGCCGCACGGCGAGAACGTGATCCTCGACCTCGACGGTCACGTGCCCGTCGGCGCGTTCCTCAAGGACATCGGCGAGGAGGTCGTCGTCCTCACCGACCGGCCGCTGCCCGCCGAGGTCGAGCGCGTCCGGCACCCGGTCGACGCCGACGAGGCCGCGCTCGCCGTGTTCACCGACGTGTTCGACGGGTTCCTGCGGCACCTCGCCGCGATCCTCGACACCGACGGGCTGCTCGACGAGCGGGCGTTCTGGGCGGCCGTCGGCGACCGGGTCGACGCGCACGCCGCGCAGCACCCGGACCTGCACCGCCGCGTCGACCTGCGCGCGCGGCGCTTCGCGCACTCGTGCCTCAACCGGCTCCAGCTGCGCAACACCGCGCAGATGGTCGACCTGGCGGACCCGTCGGGCTCGCTCATCTACGCGGGCACGCTCGCCAACCCCGTCGCCCGGGGGCGCGACGCATGA
- a CDS encoding ABC-F family ATP-binding cassette domain-containing protein encodes MTHDRWFLDAVCTRTWEVHDGGVDQYDGGYAAYVLARAERARTAATTEEKRQNLLRKELAWLRRGAPARTSKPRFRIDAANALIADEPPPRDRMELARMATARLGKDVLDVEDVTLAFGDRVLLDDVTWRLGPGDRIGVVGVNGAGKTTLLRLLAGRLAPTSGRVKRGKTVAVAELRQDVEDLDELADLRVVEVVEREKRSVVVGGKELTASQLVERLGFPRDRARTPVRDLSGGERRRLQLLRLLVGEPNVLLLDEPTNDLDTDTLAALEDLLDGWPGTLVVVSHDRYLLERVCDRQVALLGDAKLRDLPGGVEQYLELRRAAGEAQPPAAVPPAADLPAAAAVAAAGPTQAEVRAARKEIARIERRLSRIADLEKDLHDRMAAQATDHQAVLALDAELRALAVEKDELEAAWLEAAEVAG; translated from the coding sequence GTGACGCACGACCGGTGGTTCCTCGACGCGGTGTGCACGCGCACGTGGGAGGTCCACGACGGCGGCGTCGACCAGTACGACGGCGGGTACGCCGCCTACGTGCTCGCGCGCGCCGAGCGTGCCCGCACGGCCGCGACGACCGAGGAGAAGCGGCAGAACCTGCTGCGCAAGGAGCTCGCGTGGCTGCGCCGCGGCGCCCCTGCGCGCACGTCGAAGCCGCGTTTCCGCATCGACGCCGCGAACGCCCTGATCGCCGACGAGCCGCCGCCGCGCGACCGCATGGAGCTCGCGCGCATGGCGACCGCGAGGCTCGGCAAGGACGTGCTCGACGTCGAGGACGTGACGCTCGCGTTCGGCGACCGGGTGCTGCTCGACGACGTGACGTGGCGGCTCGGCCCCGGCGACCGGATCGGCGTCGTCGGCGTCAACGGTGCCGGCAAGACGACGCTGCTGCGCCTGCTCGCCGGGCGGCTCGCGCCCACGTCGGGCCGGGTCAAGCGCGGCAAGACGGTCGCGGTCGCCGAGCTGCGCCAGGACGTCGAGGACCTCGACGAGCTCGCGGACCTGCGCGTCGTCGAGGTCGTCGAGCGCGAGAAGCGGTCCGTCGTGGTCGGCGGCAAGGAGCTCACCGCGTCGCAGCTCGTCGAGCGGCTCGGCTTCCCGCGCGACCGCGCCCGCACCCCGGTCCGCGACCTGTCCGGCGGGGAGCGGCGCCGGCTCCAGCTCCTGCGCCTGCTCGTCGGCGAACCCAACGTGCTCCTGCTCGACGAGCCGACGAACGACCTCGACACCGACACGCTCGCGGCCCTGGAGGACCTGCTCGACGGCTGGCCCGGGACGCTCGTCGTCGTCTCGCACGACCGCTACCTGCTGGAGCGCGTGTGCGACCGGCAGGTCGCGCTGCTCGGCGACGCGAAGCTCCGCGACCTGCCCGGCGGCGTCGAGCAGTACCTCGAGCTGCGCCGCGCCGCGGGCGAGGCCCAGCCCCCCGCAGCCGTCCCGCCAGCCGCCGACCTGCCCGCGGCTGCCGCCGTCGCCGCCGCGGGCCCGACGCAGGCCGAGGTCCGCGCCGCCCGCAAGGAGATCGCGCGCATCGAGCGCCGCCTGTCGCGCATCGCCGACCTCGAGAAGGACCTGCACGACCGCATGGCCGCGCAGGCGACCGACCACCAGGCCGTGCTCGCGCTCGACGCGGAGCTGCGTGCGCTCGCCGTCGAGAAGGACGAGCTCGAGGCCGCCTGGCTCGAGGCCGCGGAGGTCGCGGGCTAG
- a CDS encoding GNAT family N-acetyltransferase: MTTAPTSAARLRSGPRGTVVDERDVPGLGVLTTTVLDPDADLDTVHTWVTQPHTGFWGLGALTRTELRDTYAFVDGLPHHHAFLLRRDGLPVALLQTYEPEHDPVGEVYDVEAGDVGLHVLLGARGRPTPRFSTLLFGAVLDALFEPPAVQRVVIEPDARNDRAVARAVRQGFVLGPVVDLSTKRAQLAFLTRARWSSAPR, from the coding sequence ATGACCACCGCCCCGACCTCCGCCGCGCGCCTGCGCTCGGGCCCGCGCGGCACCGTCGTCGACGAGCGCGACGTCCCCGGGCTGGGCGTGCTCACGACGACCGTCCTCGACCCCGACGCCGACCTGGACACCGTGCACACGTGGGTCACGCAGCCGCACACCGGCTTCTGGGGCCTCGGCGCGCTGACCCGCACGGAGCTGCGCGACACGTACGCGTTCGTCGACGGCCTGCCGCACCACCACGCGTTCCTGCTGCGCCGCGACGGCCTGCCGGTCGCGCTGCTGCAGACGTACGAGCCCGAGCACGACCCCGTGGGCGAGGTGTACGACGTCGAGGCCGGCGACGTCGGGCTGCACGTCCTGCTGGGTGCGCGCGGCCGCCCGACCCCGCGGTTCTCGACGCTGCTGTTCGGCGCGGTCCTCGACGCGCTCTTCGAGCCGCCCGCCGTGCAGCGCGTGGTGATCGAGCCGGACGCGCGCAACGACCGCGCGGTCGCGCGCGCCGTGCGTCAGGGCTTCGTGCTCGGCCCGGTCGTCGACCTGTCGACCAAGCGCGCGCAGCTCGCGTTCCTCACGCGCGCACGCTGGTCGTCGGCACCGCGCTGA
- a CDS encoding 4-(cytidine 5'-diphospho)-2-C-methyl-D-erythritol kinase, whose amino-acid sequence MTLTPVAPLPEHEVRVRAPGKINLSLRVGPRDEDGYHPLSTVFQAVGVFEEVVATPSDVFELTVSGPQAEVVPTDDGNLALRAARMLAERVGIDAGVHLHVVKDVPVAGGMAGGSADAAAALVACDALWRTGLGRDDLLDLAAALGSDVPFSLTGHTAVGSGRGHLLTPALTRGEFHWAFAVQHRGLSTPAVYRAFDELHGHDALADPDPEADVPLMQALRAGDARALGAALHNDLQMAALELDPGLAEPLAVAEDAGALGVIVSGSGPTVAALARSRQHALVLAAAFTASGVADRVLTAAGPVAGARVVSATD is encoded by the coding sequence GTGACGCTGACCCCCGTGGCCCCGCTGCCCGAGCACGAGGTCAGGGTCCGCGCGCCCGGGAAGATCAACCTCTCGCTGCGGGTCGGCCCGCGCGACGAGGACGGGTACCACCCGCTGTCGACGGTGTTCCAGGCGGTCGGCGTCTTCGAGGAGGTCGTCGCCACGCCGTCGGACGTCTTCGAGCTCACCGTGAGCGGTCCGCAGGCGGAGGTCGTGCCGACGGACGACGGCAACCTGGCGCTCCGGGCCGCGCGGATGCTCGCCGAGCGCGTCGGGATCGACGCGGGCGTGCACCTGCACGTCGTCAAGGACGTGCCCGTCGCCGGCGGCATGGCGGGCGGCTCGGCCGACGCCGCCGCCGCGCTGGTCGCGTGCGACGCCCTGTGGCGCACCGGCCTCGGCCGCGACGACCTGCTCGACCTGGCCGCGGCGCTCGGCTCCGACGTGCCGTTCTCGCTCACCGGGCACACCGCCGTCGGGTCCGGGCGCGGCCACCTCCTGACGCCCGCCCTGACGCGCGGCGAGTTCCACTGGGCGTTCGCCGTGCAGCACCGCGGGCTCTCGACGCCCGCCGTGTACCGCGCGTTCGACGAGCTCCACGGGCACGACGCCCTCGCGGATCCGGACCCCGAGGCGGACGTGCCCCTCATGCAGGCGCTGCGCGCGGGCGACGCCCGGGCCCTCGGCGCCGCGCTGCACAACGACCTGCAGATGGCGGCCCTCGAGCTCGACCCCGGGCTCGCCGAGCCGCTCGCCGTCGCGGAGGACGCGGGTGCGCTCGGCGTGATCGTGTCCGGCTCCGGCCCGACGGTCGCCGCGCTCGCCCGCAGCCGGCAGCACGCGCTCGTCCTGGCCGCGGCGTTCACCGCCTCCGGGGTCGCGGACCGCGTCCTCACCGCGGCCGGTCCCGTCGCGGGTGCCCGGGTGGTCTCGGCGACCGACTGA
- a CDS encoding ubiquitin-like domain-containing protein, translated as MRPAHPPVTAARSGALPAVARAVVLALVVGVTSAFAVLHKEVTLDVDGRAVEVQAFGRTVADVLEGSDVQVGERDLVAPALGDPIARGGQIVVRHGHELQVEVDGEERTVWSTALTVGEAVDGLGLREGEVRLSASRSSALERGDVLRVSTLKTIHLVVDGQVIDGLSSAAVVRDALKDVGLVLNEGDKVSVPLDATAVDGLVVLVTRAGTGGETVTEAMPFEVQEVEDPTLVKGNKVVKTKGRAGVRTTTYELQVVGGVVVGRTPITSVVTTPPVTQVVRVGTAELPDPSTVAVEPGTAQAMGKEMAAARGWGDDQFACLLSLWNKESGWRVNAENRSSGAYGIPQALPGSKMATVGADWQTNPATQITWGLNYISARYGNPCGAWAHSQAKGWY; from the coding sequence GTGCGCCCTGCCCACCCGCCCGTGACCGCCGCGCGGTCGGGCGCGCTCCCCGCGGTGGCGCGGGCCGTGGTCCTGGCGCTCGTCGTCGGCGTCACGAGCGCCTTCGCGGTGCTGCACAAGGAGGTCACGCTCGACGTCGACGGCCGCGCCGTCGAGGTGCAGGCGTTCGGCCGGACGGTCGCGGACGTGCTCGAGGGCAGCGACGTGCAGGTCGGGGAGCGCGACCTCGTCGCGCCGGCGCTCGGCGACCCGATCGCGCGCGGCGGGCAGATCGTCGTGCGGCACGGCCACGAGCTGCAGGTCGAGGTCGACGGCGAGGAGCGCACGGTGTGGAGCACCGCCCTCACCGTGGGCGAGGCGGTCGACGGGCTGGGGCTGCGCGAGGGCGAGGTGCGGCTGTCGGCGTCCCGCAGCTCGGCGCTCGAGCGCGGCGACGTGCTGCGCGTGTCGACGCTCAAGACGATCCACCTGGTGGTCGACGGCCAGGTCATCGACGGCCTGAGCAGCGCCGCGGTCGTGCGCGACGCGCTCAAGGACGTCGGCCTGGTGCTGAACGAGGGCGACAAGGTCTCGGTCCCGCTCGACGCGACGGCCGTCGACGGCCTCGTCGTGCTGGTCACGCGCGCCGGCACGGGCGGCGAGACCGTCACCGAGGCGATGCCGTTCGAGGTCCAGGAGGTCGAGGACCCGACCCTCGTCAAGGGCAACAAGGTCGTGAAGACCAAGGGGCGCGCGGGCGTGCGGACCACCACGTACGAGCTGCAGGTCGTCGGCGGCGTCGTCGTGGGCCGGACCCCGATCACGTCCGTCGTGACGACGCCGCCCGTGACGCAGGTCGTGCGCGTCGGCACCGCCGAGCTGCCCGACCCGTCGACGGTCGCGGTCGAGCCGGGCACGGCGCAGGCGATGGGCAAGGAGATGGCCGCGGCCCGCGGCTGGGGCGACGACCAGTTCGCGTGCCTGCTGTCGCTCTGGAACAAGGAGAGCGGCTGGCGCGTCAACGCGGAGAACCGGTCGTCGGGCGCGTACGGCATCCCGCAGGCGCTGCCCGGCTCGAAGATGGCGACGGTCGGCGCGGACTGGCAGACGAACCCCGCGACGCAGATCACCTGGGGCCTGAACTACATCAGTGCGCGGTACGGGAACCCGTGCGGCGCGTGGGCGCACAGCCAGGCCAAGGGCTGGTACTGA